CTATTTACTGTAGTAACTGAGTTGCTCTTTACTGAGGCCCCTAGGCCACTTGCATTGTGTAAGTGGCCTAGGGGCCTCGTTTATTTAGTGAAAGGCAAACTGAGGGATGTGCAATGGCTTCAAACATACTGTTGAAGTAATAATTAAGAGGAATACGGACAGCTATGTACCTTGGGCGCTTATCATCATAAGAGACCTTGACCGTATGAAAAGATCTATTATCGCATTATTAATGAGCATTCCGTTCTATGGGGCGGCACAAGTTAAGAGCCCCGATAATTTAGTCCAGTATGCGCATCCTATAGTCGGTACGCAGAAAATGGGACATACATTTCCAGGAGCTACTGTTCCTTTTGGGGCAGTTCAGCTAAGCCCTGACACCGATACCATCAGTTATGAGCAGGATGGTAAGTATAACCCTGATGTGTATAAGTACTGTGCTGGGTACCAATATGAGGACAAGTCTATAGTTGGGTTTAGCCACACCCACTTCAGCGGTACAGGCCATTCAGACTTAGGTGACTTTCTGATTATGCCTACTACAGGAGCGTTGCAGCTAAATCCTGGGACTGCGGACAAGCCGCAAAGTGGGTACCGGTCGGTCTACTCACATAAAACCGAGGTTGCGGAACCGGCCTATTATAGTGTCAGGCTCGAAGACCACAACATTCTGGCTGAGTTGACTGCTACAAATCGAGTGGGCTTTCATCAGTATACTTTCCCCAAGTCAGATCAGGCCCATATTATCCTTGATCTGATGGCGGGCATCTATAATTATCCTGATAAGAATGTCTGGACGTTCGTGCGGGTAGAGAATGATTCGCTCGTGACGGGATACCGGCAGACAAACGGCTGGGCCCGCACGCGTACAGTTTATTTTGCACTACAGTTTTCCAAGCCATTCAAACAATACGGTAGCCGGAGGTACGACAAGAAACAGGCCTACCGTGGTTTCTGGGGGAGGTTCGATCAAACTAAAAACTTCCCAGACTTAGCCGGTGAACAGCTTCGGATGTACTTCGATTTTAAGACGACGGAAGGAGAGAAGATCAAACTCAAGTTTGCATTGTCGCCGGTGAGTACAGATGGGGCTTTGAAGAACCTGCGGGCTGAAGCTCCTGGTTGGGACTTCGAGCAGGTGAAGCGCCAAGGGCAACAACTATGGCAGCAGGAGCTGAGCCGGGTGGCAATTCAGGCAGCAAAGCGGGAGGATAAGGATAACTTTTATACGGCACTCTATCATGCTTTCCTCAGCCCAACCACTTATATGGATGTGGATGGGCAGTATAGAGGCCTAGATCAGAATACGCATAAAGCAGAGGGCTTCACGAACTACACCACATTTTCGCTCTGGGATACGTACCGGGCGCTGCATCCACTCTTTAATCTGGTACAGCCAAAGCGCAATGCCGATATGGTGCAGTCGATGATGGCGCACTTTGAGCAGAGCGCGGAGCATATGCTGCCGGTTTGGTCGCACTACGCGAATGAGAACTGGTGCATGATTGGCTACCACAGCGTGCCGGTTATTGCTGATGCCATAGTAAAAGGGAATACTCCTTTCGATGCAAATAAGGCTCTAGATGCCTGCGTGACGACAGCCCGGCAGCAGTGGTATGATGGCCTAGGCCACTATCTACAGCTTGGCTATGTGCCCGAAGACAAAAGTGGCTCCTCCGTATCTAAAACGTTGGAGTACGCTTACGATGACTGGTGCATTGCACAAGCAGCGCAGAAGCTGGGCCGGCAGGATATCTATCAGGAGTTTAGCAAGCGGGCCAGCAACTGGCAGAACGTATATGACGCTCGTATCGGCTTCATGCGGCCGAAGATGAGTGACGGTACCTTCCGCAAAGAATTTGATGTGCTCAGCACCAACAACCAGGGCTTTATTGAGGGCAACGCCTGGAACTACAGCCTATATGTACCGCAGGATCCGGGCAAGCTGATTCAGCTGATGGGCGGCAACCAGAAGTTCGTGCCGCATCTGGATTCGCTTTTCACGATGCATCTGCCAGACAAATTCTTCGCCGAAACCGAGGACATTACCCGCGACGGAATCATTGGCAACTACGTGCATGGCAATGAGCCGGCTCACCATGCGGCTTACCTCTATAACTGGACGGATCAGCCCTGGAAAACGCAGGAACGGGTGCGCATGATTATCAAGCGCATGTATCACCCGACGCCCGATGGCCTGGGCGGCAATGATGATTGTGGGCAGATGAGCGCCTGGTATGTTTTCACGGCTCTGGGCTTCTACCCGGTGGCGCCGGGTTCTGATGAGTATGCACTGGGCAGCCCAGTCGTGCAGGGCGCCACATTACGACTGGAGAATGGCAAGACGTTCACTATTCAAGTGAAAAACCAGAGCGACAAGAATGTGTATGTGAAGCAGGCAACGCTGAATGGCAAAATCCTGACGCGGCCCTTTCTAAAACACAGTGACATTGTGCAAGGCGGCGAACTGGTCTTTACGATGAGCGCTAGGCCAGTAGGCAAGCTCTAGTTGCCGAGGGGAGGCCTAGGCCACTACACCGCATAAAAAAAAGCTCCCACGCAAGTAGGAGCCTTTTTCGTTGAAAGGGTGTTTGGCTAACGAAGACGGTCCATGCTGCGGACTAGTTGCTCGTCGCGGCGGATGAAGCGGTTGGCGAGCAGGTTTAGCAGCAGGGCCAGCGTAGGCAGGTAGAAACCGGCCTGGAAAGTACCGGGCATCTTGACGTTGAGCATTTGCTCGCCGAGGCTGGAAAAGTAAAAGCCAGCGCCGATAGTAGCCACAATCAGCAGGAAGTTGACCATGCCTAGCTTGAGCTGCATGAAGCGGTTGCGGAATTGGAAGATTTCGAAGAGCGCCACCAAAGTGGAAGCAGCAGCCAAAGCGGCTACTGGCCAAGTGCTCGTTGAAACGGACATGCCGGCATCGGCATTCTCGTAGGCCAGTTGGAAGGCGGTCATTACCAGCGTCTGACCGCTAACCGGATCGGTTTTGCTCCAGATCGGCAGAAACAATACGCTCAACATGGCCAAGGAGAGCAACAGCAGAAATACGCTTTGGATTCTTTGTATCATCTTTGTGTTTTGACAGTTCAGACTACGATTCTCCCCGCCTGAGCGGGCTGGCAAAAGTAGCCAACTAGACCGGAATAACTGCATTATACGCCAATGCCAACCGCATACATCGTGGACGCTGTCCGCACCCCTATTGCCAAATTTGGTGGCGCGCTGAGTAGCGTGCGCCCCGACGATTTAGCCGCGCTTGTATTGCGTGAGCTGCTGCGCCGCAATCCTTCCCTCGATAAATCAGCCATTGAAGACGTAATTATTGGAGCCGCCAACCAGGCTGGCGAAGACAATCGCAACGTGGCCCGAATGGCGGCGCTGCTGGCGGGCTTGCCTATCACGGTACCGGGTGTTACCGTCAACCGGCTTTGTGCCTCTGGCCTACAAAGCATTATGGATGCTTCGCGGGCTATTAAGGCGGGCGAAGGTGACATCTATTTGGCAGGTGGCGCCGAGAGTATGACCCGGGCCCCTTTCGTGATGGCCAAGTCGGCTACAGCTTTTGCCCGCGACTTTATGGCCCACGATACAACGCTGGGCTGGCGCTTTGTAAATCCGAAGCTCTCTAAAATGCACCACCCGTACGCGATGGGCGAGACAGCAGAGAACGTGGCCCGGAAGTACGGCATCACGCGTGAGGAACAGGATGCATTTGCCTTCAACACCCAACAGAAATACCAGCGAGCCTACGAGAAAGGTCGGTTCCGGAAGGAAATTGTGCCAGTGTTCCTACCCCAGCCCAAGGGTGATACGGCCATGTTTGACCAAGACGAGCCACCGCGCATTTCGAGCATGGAAAAACTGGGTACTATCCGGCCGGCTTTCCAGGTGGATGGCACCGTGACGGCGGGCAACTCTGCGGGTATTAATGATGGCGCGGCGGCAGTTATTGTGGTAAGCGAGGAAGCCCTGAAGCGCTATAACCTGAAGCCAATGGCTCGGGTAGTTTCGTCGGCAGTAGTAGGCGTTGACCCCGCTTATATGGGCCTGGGGCCGGTGCCCGCTACGCAGAAAGTGCTGCAGCGTGCGGGTCTGACCTTACAGGACATGGACCTGATTGAGCTGAACGAAGCATTCGCAGCCCAAAGTATTGCCTGCATCCGGGACTTGGACCTCGACACCAGCAAAATCAATGTGAACGGCGGTTCTATTGCTATCGGACACCCTCTGGGAGCTAGTGGTTCGCGCATCACGGCCACGCTGCTCCACGAAATGCAGCGCCGAGAAGGGGTACGCTATGGCCTGGCTACGATGTGTGTGGGCGTAGGCCAGGGTGCCGCCGTGATTTACGAAAAGATGTAAGGCTACCGCTGCCGCCGAGCGACCTACCAGCCTGGTAGGCCACTCGGTGGCAGCACGGTATATGTTGCGCCTGCCATGATGAGTCCGCTGCTGAAGCCTACGCTGGAGCTACCGATACTGGGGGCACGTTTGCGCCCGTGGCGGTTTTCTGATGCCGCGGCACTGGCTCATTTTGCCAACGATAAAGCTGTCTGGCAGAACCTACGCGACACATTCCCGCACCCCTATACCACGCAGGACGCCGAGTTTTTCCTGTCATTGGTAGCTGACGACCAGCGCGACCTGTATCTCGCCATTGAAGTGGAGGGAGTAGCGGTGGGTAGCATTGGCGTACATTTTAAGACGGATGTGCGCCGGCGCTCTGCAGAGGTGGGCTACTGGCTGGCGCAGGAGCAGTGGGGCAAAGGGCTGGCTACGGCAGCCACCAAAGTAGTGTCTGACTATGTGCTGGCTCGCTTTGATGTGTGTCGGCTCTACGCGGTGGTATTCGAAAGCAATGCCGCATCGGCGCGAGTATTGGAAAAAGCGGGCTACGAGCTGGAGGCGCGGCTGCGGCGTAGCATCACCAAGGACGGGCAAACGCTGGATTCTCTGCTCTACGCGTTAGTTGTATAGGCCTAGGCCACTCCGGCGAGTGTTCTGGCTCTTCATTTAATCTTCTCCACTTGCGGTACTTTCTTCACTTGGCCTACGATGGCTCCCAGTACCACGGCTGGCAGCATCAGCCCAACACCAGCACGGTGCAACGGGAACTGGACCGCTGCCTTTCGCAAGTGCTGCGCCAGCCCGTGTATTCACTTGGCAGTGGCCGCACCGATTCGGGCGTGCACGCCAGCCACCAGGTAGCGCACTTCGATGCCGAACTGCCCGACACGCTGGATCTGGAAACGCTGCTCTACCGCCTCAATCGGGCCCTCCCGAGCGACATTCGGGCCCAAGCCGTGCATCCGGTGTCCGATCAGGCCCATGCTCGCTACGACGCCAAAATCCGCACCTATGAGTACCACGTCCGGCTAGTGCCCGACCCCTTCAGCCCCAATTTTTCGCTCTACCTAGATCGGAAGCCCGATGTGGAGGCAATGAACCAGGCGGCCGCCATGCTCCTCGGCACCCACGACTTCACGAGTTTCTCGAAAGTAAAGGGCAGCGAGAAGCACTACATGTGTACCTGCTATGAGGCGGGCTGGCACGAAGTGCCGGGTGGCCTCGTGTTCCGGATTCGGGCCAACCGCTTTGTGCGCGGCATGGTGCGGCTGGTGGTGGGCACCTTGCTCACGGTAGGTCGGGGTAAAATGTCGCCCGAGGAATTCGGGCGGGTCTTTACTTCCCTCAACCGCGTACATGCCAGTGGCGCGGCGTTGGCCAATGGGCTGTTTCTGTGCCGCGTAGAATACCCGGCCGAGTTGGTGGCCGGCGTAGACCTGCCCACCGGATTACCGTACTTCTCGAAAGTATAAGTGCAGGCGTGGCGCTAGGCCTGTCGTTTGGCCCAGAGTACTAGTTGCTTTGCCGAACGACAAACGAATACCTGGCCTAGCCTGTTAGCCTCTTATCTATTACCCCTTCCCACCCGAATGGAGCAAGCTACTACTGCCACGAAAAGCGGCAATATCTTCGACTGGCAGGTACTGCGCCGGTTGATGACGTACGTGCGGCCGTATCAGCGCATCTTTTACTTCCTGATTTTCCTGACCATTGCCACGGCGGCGTTGGGCACGTTGCGGCCCTTCCTGATTCAGCGCATGGTGGACGTGACCATTGAGCAGAGCGACTGGTCGGGCCTGAACCGCATGTTTGCCTTGCTGCTGGTGTTGCTGGTGGCCCATGCCATCGTCAGCTACCTCCAAACCTATTTCGGCGGGTGGCTAGGCCAGTACATTGTGCGCGATATTCGGGTTGACCTCTACAAGCATATCCTGGACCTGCGGCTGAAGTTCTTCGACCGCACGCCCATCGGGGTGCTCGTGACGCGCAATATTTCCGATGTGGAAACCCTGTCGGATGTATTCAGCGAAGGGCTGGCGGCCATGATTGGCGACATTCTGCAACTGGTGTTCATCATGGCCTTCATGTTCTACATTGATTGGCGCCTGACACTGGTGAGCTTGGCCGTGATTCCTCCGCTGCTGTTCAGCACCTATGTGTTCAAAGAGAAGGTGAAGAAGTCGTTTCAGGAGGTGCGCACGGCTGTGGCCAACCTGAACTCCTTCGTACAGGAACACCTCACGGGCATGAACGTGGTCCAGATCTTCAACAACGAGGAACGCGAATTTCGCAAGTTTGAGAAGATCAATCAGGAGCACACCCGCGCCAACATTCGCTCGGTGCTCTACTACAGCATCTACTTCCCGGTGGCCGAAGTGCTGGCTGCTGCTGGCGTAGGCCTGTTGGTGTGGTACGCCGCGCAGGGGCAGATTGAAGGCACCATTTCAAAGGGCGCCCTCATTGCCTTCATCATGTACAACGCGCTGTTCTTTCGCCCTATCCGCCAGATTGCTGACCGTTTCAATACGCTGCAGCTAGGCCTGGTAAGCACCGAGCGCCTACTGAAACTGCTCGACAGCAAGGAGATGATTGCCGACAACGGCACCTATATCCCCACCGACTTGCGCGGCGACGTGCAGTTTGATAACGTCTGGTTTGCCTACAACGACGAAGAGTGGGTGCTGCGCGATGTAAACTTTGAGGTGCAGGCCGGCCAGACGATTGCCTTTGTAGGCGCTACTGGCGCCGGCAAAACCAGCATTATCAACCTGCTCAGCCGGTTCTACGAAATCAACAAAGGCACCATTCGTATTGATGGCCACGACCTGCGCGAGTACGACCTCAAGGACCTGCGCCGCCACATTGGGGTAGTACTGCAAGACGTATTCCTGTTCGCCGGTACCATCCGCGACAACATCACGCTGGGCAAAGACGACATCACCGACGAGCAAATATGGGAAGCCGCTGACTTGGTGGGTGCCCGCCGCTTTATTGAGCGCCTGCCGGGTGGCCTACAGTACGAGGTGATGGAGCGCGGCGCCACGCTTTCCGTAGGTCAGCGTCAGCTCATAAGTTTTGTGCGGGCCATGGTCTACCAGCCGCGCATTATCATTCTGGATGAAGCTACTTCATCCGTTGACTCTGAGACGGAAGAGCTGATTCAGGAGGCCATTGAGAAGCTAATGCAGGGTCGCACCTCGCTGGTTATTGCCCACCGCCTGAGCACCATCCAGAAAGCCGACCGCATCATTGTTCTCGATAAAGGCGAAATCAAGGAAGCCGGTAACCACGAGGAGCTGTTGCGCCATCAGGGCTTCTACGCCCAGCTCTACCAGATGCAATACAAAGGCGTGCTGGAAGGCTAGGGGAGTGGCCTAGGCCACCTCTCACTACCAGAAATAGCGCGCGGTGCTGTTTCTTTGTGCCTCGGTGAATGCATCTTTCGCACTTCGCCGCTTTTTTTTACCTACATGAATCGAATATTTCTCGCGCTGAGCCTGATTCTGGGCATTGGTTTCACGGCCACTTATTGGAAGATGGGTGGCTTCAAAGCGGCCACCGTTACCCCGGAAACGCTGGCCCAGCCATACTTCGTGGCCGGCCATTACTACGAAGGCCCCGCCAATGATGAAGCCTTCGGGGAGCTGACGCGCCGGGCCTACGAGCTGCGCCGCACCGGCAAAATCCGCGGCGACTTCGGTAATATCTTCTACAACAGTCCCGAGGATACCCGCACCGCCGCTAAAGTCTTCGTAGGCCTGGTAGTAGCTGATACCACCCAAAAACTGCCTGCTGATTACAAGTACCGCGTATTCCCGGCTGGCCAGAAAGTGCTACATGCTCACATCGATGCCGGCTACATGGTGGCCCCCGATAAGCTTTACGGCGGCATCAAGGATTTCGCCAAGGAAAATAAGCTCACTCTCCAGGATATCTACCTGGAGCGGTTCCCGGAAAAAGGGGAGCCAGAGGTGGTAGCGGTTCTGAAGTAAACAGTACGCGTAAGATCAAAGCACAAAGCCGGCCTGGAGTTTATCCGGGCCGGCTTTGTGTTTCTAAAGTACGTGCGACTGAACTTACCGGCCTAAGTAGTAGGAGGCTCCAAGTGCCAGGTTATTGAAGCTGAAATTAGCCCCAAAGCTTGATCGGGTTTCTTTGCGGCCAGGTTGAGTGGAGGGGGAATTATCGTTGTTGGCGGTACTACGGTTGTAGCCAATGCCGCCGAAAGTTAGCTCAAGGCCCAGCTTAGCAACTGGGAAGAATACAAGGGCAGGCGTTAGGTAGGTGTAGACGGAGTAGCCAGTGTTCTTGGTCGAGAGCCGGTTGGCACTACTGAAATCAGTTGTGTTCCACTCATGAGAATAACCGGCCGAAAGCTGGCCATACAGCCCAAAAGCTTCAGTGGGTAAATAATAGTAGCGCAGGAAAGGAGCGGCGTACACAGTGTTTGCGCGACCTACTTGTGTAAACTTGTCTAAAGAGTTTCCGTCATAATACGGATACGTTGATTTGCTGGAGCTAAAGCCGGCCGTGATGCCAGCCGCCAGATTATTGGCCACAAATATTCCTGCACTCGGGTTAATGTTAAAGTTCCGGGTCTTGCTTTCGTACGTCTGCTGGCTGGCCGGAAAATTTGGGTCGGTTGTAGAAAGTTTGTTGC
The Hymenobacter gelipurpurascens DNA segment above includes these coding regions:
- a CDS encoding GH92 family glycosyl hydrolase, giving the protein MSIPFYGAAQVKSPDNLVQYAHPIVGTQKMGHTFPGATVPFGAVQLSPDTDTISYEQDGKYNPDVYKYCAGYQYEDKSIVGFSHTHFSGTGHSDLGDFLIMPTTGALQLNPGTADKPQSGYRSVYSHKTEVAEPAYYSVRLEDHNILAELTATNRVGFHQYTFPKSDQAHIILDLMAGIYNYPDKNVWTFVRVENDSLVTGYRQTNGWARTRTVYFALQFSKPFKQYGSRRYDKKQAYRGFWGRFDQTKNFPDLAGEQLRMYFDFKTTEGEKIKLKFALSPVSTDGALKNLRAEAPGWDFEQVKRQGQQLWQQELSRVAIQAAKREDKDNFYTALYHAFLSPTTYMDVDGQYRGLDQNTHKAEGFTNYTTFSLWDTYRALHPLFNLVQPKRNADMVQSMMAHFEQSAEHMLPVWSHYANENWCMIGYHSVPVIADAIVKGNTPFDANKALDACVTTARQQWYDGLGHYLQLGYVPEDKSGSSVSKTLEYAYDDWCIAQAAQKLGRQDIYQEFSKRASNWQNVYDARIGFMRPKMSDGTFRKEFDVLSTNNQGFIEGNAWNYSLYVPQDPGKLIQLMGGNQKFVPHLDSLFTMHLPDKFFAETEDITRDGIIGNYVHGNEPAHHAAYLYNWTDQPWKTQERVRMIIKRMYHPTPDGLGGNDDCGQMSAWYVFTALGFYPVAPGSDEYALGSPVVQGATLRLENGKTFTIQVKNQSDKNVYVKQATLNGKILTRPFLKHSDIVQGGELVFTMSARPVGKL
- a CDS encoding DUF4293 domain-containing protein, giving the protein MIQRIQSVFLLLLSLAMLSVLFLPIWSKTDPVSGQTLVMTAFQLAYENADAGMSVSTSTWPVAALAAASTLVALFEIFQFRNRFMQLKLGMVNFLLIVATIGAGFYFSSLGEQMLNVKMPGTFQAGFYLPTLALLLNLLANRFIRRDEQLVRSMDRLR
- a CDS encoding thiolase family protein; the protein is MPTAYIVDAVRTPIAKFGGALSSVRPDDLAALVLRELLRRNPSLDKSAIEDVIIGAANQAGEDNRNVARMAALLAGLPITVPGVTVNRLCASGLQSIMDASRAIKAGEGDIYLAGGAESMTRAPFVMAKSATAFARDFMAHDTTLGWRFVNPKLSKMHHPYAMGETAENVARKYGITREEQDAFAFNTQQKYQRAYEKGRFRKEIVPVFLPQPKGDTAMFDQDEPPRISSMEKLGTIRPAFQVDGTVTAGNSAGINDGAAAVIVVSEEALKRYNLKPMARVVSSAVVGVDPAYMGLGPVPATQKVLQRAGLTLQDMDLIELNEAFAAQSIACIRDLDLDTSKINVNGGSIAIGHPLGASGSRITATLLHEMQRREGVRYGLATMCVGVGQGAAVIYEKM
- a CDS encoding GNAT family N-acetyltransferase, which translates into the protein MMSPLLKPTLELPILGARLRPWRFSDAAALAHFANDKAVWQNLRDTFPHPYTTQDAEFFLSLVADDQRDLYLAIEVEGVAVGSIGVHFKTDVRRRSAEVGYWLAQEQWGKGLATAATKVVSDYVLARFDVCRLYAVVFESNAASARVLEKAGYELEARLRRSITKDGQTLDSLLYALVV
- the truA gene encoding tRNA pseudouridine(38-40) synthase TruA, translated to MRYFLHLAYDGSQYHGWQHQPNTSTVQRELDRCLSQVLRQPVYSLGSGRTDSGVHASHQVAHFDAELPDTLDLETLLYRLNRALPSDIRAQAVHPVSDQAHARYDAKIRTYEYHVRLVPDPFSPNFSLYLDRKPDVEAMNQAAAMLLGTHDFTSFSKVKGSEKHYMCTCYEAGWHEVPGGLVFRIRANRFVRGMVRLVVGTLLTVGRGKMSPEEFGRVFTSLNRVHASGAALANGLFLCRVEYPAELVAGVDLPTGLPYFSKV
- a CDS encoding ABC transporter ATP-binding protein translates to MEQATTATKSGNIFDWQVLRRLMTYVRPYQRIFYFLIFLTIATAALGTLRPFLIQRMVDVTIEQSDWSGLNRMFALLLVLLVAHAIVSYLQTYFGGWLGQYIVRDIRVDLYKHILDLRLKFFDRTPIGVLVTRNISDVETLSDVFSEGLAAMIGDILQLVFIMAFMFYIDWRLTLVSLAVIPPLLFSTYVFKEKVKKSFQEVRTAVANLNSFVQEHLTGMNVVQIFNNEEREFRKFEKINQEHTRANIRSVLYYSIYFPVAEVLAAAGVGLLVWYAAQGQIEGTISKGALIAFIMYNALFFRPIRQIADRFNTLQLGLVSTERLLKLLDSKEMIADNGTYIPTDLRGDVQFDNVWFAYNDEEWVLRDVNFEVQAGQTIAFVGATGAGKTSIINLLSRFYEINKGTIRIDGHDLREYDLKDLRRHIGVVLQDVFLFAGTIRDNITLGKDDITDEQIWEAADLVGARRFIERLPGGLQYEVMERGATLSVGQRQLISFVRAMVYQPRIIILDEATSSVDSETEELIQEAIEKLMQGRTSLVIAHRLSTIQKADRIIVLDKGEIKEAGNHEELLRHQGFYAQLYQMQYKGVLEG